One region of Polynucleobacter sp. SHI8 genomic DNA includes:
- the secD gene encoding protein translocase subunit SecD, producing MNRYPLWKYIVIGVALLIGIIYSVPNLFGEVPAIQIAPARSSLKLDTKLHEKIDAALQKADLLKNQTGFEESTAEGVIRIRFNDTDSQLKAKDIIEKEVNPDLKNPDYIVALSLVSNTPKSLTSVNAFPMPLGLDLRGGVYFLLKVDMQGAIEKKLNALASDARSRLRDKTIRYQSIDKSSGQLVIKFASADEANKANTVLLDAIPDMSFKLDKSIDSFLLTGTFKPAALQTTQENALNQNIITLNKRVNELAVKEPVIQKQGNDRIVVQLPGVQDTSRAKDIIGRTATLEARLADPVQSSIGLQESPPLGMDAFKFGDRQGVFKKSIIITGDRIIDASAGFDQNQRPSVNLTLDAAGGRAMQEVTRENLQKPMGMILFEKGKGEVLTIATIQGEFGSKFQITGQPTTQSANDLALLLRAGSLAAPMEIIEERTIGPSLGAENIEKGFKSLMYGFLAIAIFMIAYYMLFGAFSVIALAVNLLLLIAVLSMLQATLSLPGIAAMALALGMAIDSNVLINERIREELRQGTSPQSAIATGFDKAWATIFDSNVTTLIAGLALLAFGSGPIKGFAIVHCLGILTSMFSAVFFSRGVVNLWYGAKKKLQSVSIG from the coding sequence ATGAATCGCTACCCTCTCTGGAAATATATCGTTATTGGAGTTGCCTTACTGATAGGAATTATTTATTCGGTTCCTAATCTTTTTGGTGAGGTTCCAGCGATTCAAATTGCTCCTGCACGTTCAAGTCTAAAATTAGATACGAAATTACATGAAAAAATAGATGCGGCTCTGCAAAAAGCAGATCTTCTTAAAAATCAAACAGGTTTTGAAGAATCGACTGCTGAGGGTGTTATCAGAATTCGTTTTAACGATACAGACTCGCAATTAAAAGCAAAAGATATTATTGAAAAAGAAGTTAATCCTGATCTAAAAAATCCTGATTACATTGTCGCTTTATCTTTAGTGTCCAATACGCCAAAAAGTTTAACCAGTGTTAATGCCTTTCCAATGCCCCTAGGTCTTGATCTTCGTGGTGGAGTTTACTTTTTACTCAAAGTAGATATGCAAGGCGCTATTGAAAAAAAACTCAATGCCTTAGCAAGTGATGCACGCAGTAGGTTGCGTGATAAAACAATCCGCTATCAAAGTATCGATAAATCAAGTGGTCAATTAGTGATTAAATTTGCAAGTGCCGATGAGGCGAATAAAGCAAATACAGTCTTATTAGATGCTATTCCAGATATGAGTTTTAAGCTGGATAAATCAATTGACTCCTTTTTACTAACAGGTACTTTTAAACCTGCTGCGCTGCAAACTACTCAAGAAAATGCATTAAACCAAAATATTATTACGTTAAATAAGCGTGTCAATGAGCTTGCTGTAAAAGAACCCGTCATTCAAAAACAAGGAAATGATCGCATTGTCGTTCAGCTTCCTGGCGTTCAAGATACTTCAAGAGCGAAAGATATTATCGGTAGAACCGCAACTCTCGAAGCCAGATTGGCGGATCCGGTTCAATCATCTATAGGTTTGCAAGAATCCCCTCCTCTTGGCATGGACGCTTTTAAGTTTGGTGATCGTCAAGGTGTCTTTAAAAAATCAATCATCATTACTGGGGATCGCATTATTGATGCTAGTGCTGGTTTTGATCAAAATCAGCGACCTTCTGTTAACTTAACTCTTGATGCTGCGGGTGGTCGCGCCATGCAGGAAGTAACTCGCGAGAATCTCCAAAAACCAATGGGGATGATTCTGTTTGAAAAAGGTAAGGGCGAAGTTCTTACAATTGCCACTATTCAAGGTGAATTTGGTTCCAAATTTCAGATTACTGGGCAACCAACTACTCAAAGTGCAAATGACTTAGCACTCTTATTACGAGCAGGTTCTTTGGCGGCTCCCATGGAGATTATTGAGGAAAGAACGATTGGTCCAAGTCTTGGTGCTGAAAATATCGAAAAAGGCTTTAAATCACTGATGTATGGCTTTTTAGCTATCGCTATTTTTATGATTGCTTACTACATGTTATTCGGTGCATTTTCAGTTATCGCACTTGCGGTCAACCTCTTACTTTTAATTGCTGTCTTGTCTATGTTACAAGCAACGCTAAGTTTGCCTGGTATTGCTGCGATGGCCTTAGCTTTAGGTATGGCGATTGACTCAAATGTTCTGATTAATGAAAGAATTCGGGAAGAATTACGTCAAGGTACTAGTCCTCAATCAGCAATAGCTACAGGCTTTGATAAAGCCTGGGCAACTATTTTCGACTCTAATGTTACAACTTTGATTGCTGGCTTAGCTTTACTAGCATTTGGATCTGGTCCGATTAAAGGGTTTGCCATCGTTCATTGCTTAGGTATTTTAACTTCGATGTTCTCGGCAGTATTTTTCTCACGTGGCGTAGTTAATCTTTGGTACGGCGCAAAGAAAAAACTTCAATCAGTTTCTATAGGATAA
- a CDS encoding flavin-dependent oxidoreductase, with protein sequence MHITIIGAGIGGLTMALAAHHAGISCDVYESVPEIKPIGVGINILPHASRFLCESLGLEQELSNKGVLTKEAIFFNRFGQKIYAEPSGRLAGYAWPQFSIHRGDLQMVLLEAFLQRVGKEHLHLGLDCTKVDEKSGIAYFKKSRSDDLTETSVQADAVIACDGVHSTIRKQLHPLEGKPLYSGVNMWRGVTKWKPFLSEASMVRAGWLTHGKMVIYPIRNNIDGQGSQLINWVAELETPNHLERDWNKQGRLEDFIGAFEDWHFDWLDVPALIRGAESILEFPMIDQEPLPFWSRGKVTLLGDAAHPMYPRGSNGAGQSILDAQSLAKFLTQERDVETALKKYEDIRLEATGNVVRMNRVNPPDAILREVWERSEDKPFNHIEDIISNEEMEAITQRYKTVAGYDKQTVAA encoded by the coding sequence ATGCATATAACTATTATTGGCGCAGGCATTGGTGGACTTACTATGGCGCTAGCCGCTCATCATGCAGGTATTTCTTGCGATGTATATGAGTCAGTTCCAGAAATCAAGCCTATCGGGGTTGGTATTAATATTTTGCCCCACGCGAGTAGGTTTTTATGTGAATCTTTAGGGTTAGAACAAGAGCTTTCTAATAAGGGTGTTTTAACTAAAGAAGCGATTTTCTTTAATCGCTTTGGTCAAAAAATCTATGCTGAGCCCTCTGGTCGATTAGCTGGATATGCTTGGCCGCAATTTTCAATTCATCGCGGTGACTTGCAGATGGTTTTGTTAGAGGCCTTTTTACAAAGAGTTGGAAAAGAGCATTTACATTTAGGCTTAGATTGTACAAAAGTGGATGAAAAGTCAGGTATTGCTTACTTTAAAAAATCAAGATCAGATGACTTGACCGAGACCTCCGTTCAAGCAGATGCAGTCATTGCTTGTGATGGAGTGCACTCCACGATCCGTAAGCAACTTCACCCCTTAGAAGGAAAACCACTTTATTCAGGTGTCAATATGTGGCGTGGAGTTACGAAGTGGAAACCCTTCTTATCCGAGGCAAGCATGGTGCGTGCCGGTTGGTTAACCCATGGCAAGATGGTTATTTATCCGATCAGAAACAATATTGATGGACAAGGTAGCCAGCTCATTAATTGGGTAGCAGAACTTGAAACACCGAATCACCTAGAAAGAGACTGGAATAAACAAGGTCGTTTAGAAGACTTTATTGGAGCATTTGAAGATTGGCATTTTGACTGGTTAGATGTGCCTGCTTTAATTCGTGGCGCCGAATCTATTTTAGAGTTCCCGATGATTGATCAAGAGCCATTACCATTTTGGTCCCGTGGAAAGGTAACTTTATTGGGGGATGCAGCACATCCAATGTATCCTCGAGGATCTAATGGTGCGGGTCAGTCTATTCTTGATGCACAATCATTAGCAAAATTTTTGACTCAAGAGCGTGATGTAGAAACCGCACTCAAAAAATACGAAGATATTCGTTTAGAAGCAACTGGAAATGTGGTTCGCATGAACCGAGTAAATCCTCCCGATGCAATCCTGCGCGAAGTATGGGAGCGCTCAGAAGATAAACCATTTAATCATATCGAAGATATTATCTCTAACGAAGAGATGGAAGCTATTACACAGCGTTATAAAACTGTCGCAGGCTACGATAAACAAACTGTTGCGGCTTAA
- a CDS encoding tripartite tricarboxylate transporter substrate binding protein codes for MMKIQWIKKLVLIGACFTQVAFGQSGPPIQGGAPIKLVVPFTPGTGPDTIARAVAPKLSEKMGQPVIVDNRAGASGNIGTEAVVRAKPDGTTLLVTVNTIVMNRSLYPKATFDPLTDLVPMTLAAYGDLVLVVPSSSPYKNVAEFLAAAKSNPGKLTYGSPGIGTPHHLGMEALEHITGVKILHVPYKGTAPAVTDLLGSQIDSMFLPVHVANGHIKSGKLRALAIGAKKRNPIASQIPTFAELKIGEIDVSMWFGMMAPKGVPTDDLNRLSNALREILVDPEIKTIFAAQGLDPATSSSQAFKEIVEKDTQRWAKIIKDQGITAE; via the coding sequence ATGATGAAGATACAGTGGATTAAAAAACTCGTTCTAATTGGTGCATGTTTTACGCAAGTTGCATTTGGTCAAAGTGGCCCGCCAATACAAGGTGGCGCTCCGATTAAATTGGTGGTGCCATTTACTCCAGGTACAGGTCCGGATACGATAGCCCGTGCTGTAGCTCCTAAGTTATCTGAAAAAATGGGTCAGCCGGTGATTGTAGATAATCGTGCGGGCGCTTCCGGCAATATTGGTACAGAGGCAGTTGTAAGAGCCAAACCAGACGGCACCACGTTATTAGTAACCGTCAATACGATTGTGATGAATCGTTCCCTTTATCCTAAGGCAACTTTTGATCCATTAACTGATCTAGTCCCGATGACATTAGCAGCATATGGTGATTTGGTTTTGGTTGTGCCAAGTAGTTCGCCCTACAAGAATGTCGCTGAATTTTTAGCGGCTGCAAAATCAAATCCAGGAAAACTAACTTATGGCTCGCCTGGTATTGGCACTCCCCATCATTTAGGAATGGAAGCTCTTGAGCACATTACTGGAGTTAAGATATTGCATGTACCTTATAAAGGTACAGCCCCTGCAGTTACTGATTTATTAGGTAGTCAAATTGATTCGATGTTTCTTCCAGTTCACGTTGCTAATGGCCATATTAAATCTGGTAAATTGCGCGCACTTGCCATCGGGGCAAAAAAACGTAATCCAATCGCAAGCCAAATTCCGACATTTGCTGAGTTAAAAATTGGTGAGATTGATGTCTCTATGTGGTTCGGCATGATGGCACCTAAAGGAGTTCCTACCGACGATTTGAACCGTTTAAGTAATGCGTTGCGAGAAATATTAGTTGATCCTGAAATAAAGACAATTTTTGCAGCTCAAGGTCTAGATCCTGCAACTAGTAGTTCGCAGGCATTTAAAGAGATTGTAGAAAAAGATACGCAACGTTGGGCTAAGATCATTAAAGACCAAGGTATCACAGCTGAATAA
- a CDS encoding 3-deoxy-D-manno-octulosonic acid transferase: MTKNNQPISGVFVLVIILYQCLWHVALPFVLVRLWWKGRKEPGYRAHILERLGFYRGEAFTDAIWVHAVSVGETRASAPLIHALVASNHRILLTHTTPTGRKTGLDLFQNYIDQGILKQCYLPYDFCWPVSRFFRYFKPSKGLLMETEVWPSILFFSRNKLPIYLVNGRLSLKSSLNFAKFGSLSRELFGLFKKVLAQTPRDAEHYALFGILDCPVTGNLKFDVQLDPTQIIFGHLWKKSFGNRQVITLASSREGEEEIVIRAWAQLKDPKPLLLIVPRHLPRTIEIERFLNQQNIAFTKRSIINPPINLTQDVLIGDTMGEMASYLSMADYVVMGGTLMETGGQNLIEPISLGKPVILGPSTFNFADISQAAIDAGVACQLKHSMPIQLENELSNIFHDFQNHPQKIGKMSLFCSEFAKHNQGATAKTLNYLNLP, translated from the coding sequence ATGACCAAAAACAATCAACCAATTTCTGGTGTATTTGTATTGGTGATTATTCTGTATCAATGCCTGTGGCATGTGGCGTTACCTTTTGTGCTGGTGAGACTTTGGTGGAAGGGGCGAAAAGAGCCTGGCTACCGAGCCCATATCCTTGAAAGATTGGGCTTTTACAGAGGTGAAGCGTTTACAGATGCAATTTGGGTACATGCCGTTTCGGTTGGTGAAACCAGGGCTTCAGCTCCTTTGATTCATGCTTTAGTTGCTAGTAATCACCGAATATTATTGACCCATACTACGCCTACTGGACGCAAAACTGGCCTAGACCTTTTTCAAAACTATATTGATCAAGGGATCTTAAAACAATGTTACTTGCCATATGATTTTTGTTGGCCGGTATCACGTTTTTTTCGTTATTTCAAACCAAGTAAAGGCCTATTGATGGAAACAGAGGTATGGCCAAGTATTTTATTTTTTTCCAGAAACAAACTACCTATCTATTTAGTCAATGGTCGTCTATCCTTGAAGAGTAGTCTAAATTTTGCAAAATTTGGCAGTTTAAGTAGAGAGTTATTTGGCTTATTTAAAAAAGTCTTAGCTCAAACTCCTAGAGACGCAGAGCATTACGCATTATTCGGGATTCTGGATTGCCCTGTTACAGGCAATCTCAAATTTGATGTGCAGCTTGATCCAACACAAATTATATTTGGACACTTATGGAAGAAGAGTTTTGGTAATCGTCAGGTAATAACCCTGGCGAGTTCCAGAGAAGGGGAAGAAGAAATAGTGATTCGGGCTTGGGCACAACTGAAAGACCCAAAGCCTCTGTTACTGATTGTTCCTAGACACCTACCAAGAACGATAGAAATTGAGAGATTTCTGAATCAACAAAACATTGCATTTACCAAGCGAAGCATAATCAATCCGCCAATTAATCTTACACAGGATGTATTGATTGGAGACACGATGGGCGAAATGGCGAGCTATTTATCGATGGCAGATTATGTTGTCATGGGAGGAACCCTCATGGAAACGGGGGGGCAAAACTTAATAGAACCCATCTCTCTTGGCAAGCCGGTAATTTTGGGACCCTCTACCTTTAATTTTGCAGATATTAGTCAAGCAGCAATAGATGCTGGAGTCGCTTGTCAATTAAAGCATTCAATGCCAATTCAACTTGAAAATGAGTTATCCAATATATTCCACGATTTTCAGAATCATCCCCAAAAGATTGGGAAGATGTCTCTTTTTTGCAGTGAGTTTGCAAAGCACAACCAAGGTGCGACTGCTAAAACCCTTAATTATTTAAATCTACCTTGA
- the secF gene encoding protein translocase subunit SecF produces MEFFRIQKDIPFMRYALILNAISLITFIAAVFFLWQKGLHLSIEFTGGTVIEVQYEQSADLETIRNSVASLGYGEVNVQNFGSSKDVMIRLPLIKNADGTMMSSTDQSNSVMSKLKETNPQVKLQRVEYVGPQVGEELLYGGIKALLFVVVGIVIYLSIRFEWKFAVAGILANLHDVVIILGFFAFFQWEFSLSVLAAVLAVLGYSVNESVVIFDRIRENFRKFRKLNTPDIIDSAITSTMSRTIITHGSTQMMVLAMLFFGGATLHYFAVALTIGILFGIYSSVFVAAAIAMWLGVQREDLIKSDNKSDKDQITKDDPNYGAKV; encoded by the coding sequence ATGGAATTTTTTCGCATCCAAAAAGATATTCCTTTTATGCGTTATGCACTCATTTTGAACGCAATATCTTTGATCACTTTTATTGCTGCAGTATTTTTTCTTTGGCAAAAAGGTCTTCATCTTTCTATCGAATTTACTGGTGGTACAGTCATCGAAGTTCAGTATGAACAGTCCGCAGATTTAGAAACAATTCGTAATAGTGTTGCAAGTCTTGGTTACGGTGAGGTGAATGTTCAAAACTTTGGCAGTTCAAAAGATGTCATGATTCGTTTACCTCTGATTAAAAACGCCGATGGCACCATGATGTCCTCTACGGATCAGAGTAATTCTGTTATGAGTAAATTAAAAGAAACTAATCCCCAAGTTAAATTACAAAGGGTCGAATACGTTGGGCCTCAAGTCGGTGAAGAACTTTTATACGGCGGCATCAAAGCACTATTATTTGTAGTCGTTGGTATTGTTATTTACTTGTCCATTCGTTTTGAGTGGAAATTTGCGGTTGCAGGTATCCTAGCGAACTTACATGATGTCGTCATCATTTTAGGTTTTTTTGCATTCTTTCAATGGGAGTTTTCACTCTCCGTGTTGGCTGCTGTTCTAGCTGTCCTAGGCTACTCTGTAAATGAATCTGTTGTGATATTTGACCGTATACGAGAAAATTTCCGGAAATTCCGTAAATTAAATACTCCAGACATTATTGATAGTGCTATTACCAGCACGATGAGCCGAACAATCATTACCCACGGAAGTACGCAAATGATGGTTTTGGCTATGTTATTTTTTGGCGGTGCAACCTTGCATTATTTTGCTGTGGCCCTGACCATCGGCATTTTGTTTGGTATTTATTCTTCTGTGTTCGTTGCCGCTGCAATTGCCATGTGGTTAGGCGTCCAGCGCGAAGATTTAATTAAATCCGATAACAAATCAGACAAAGATCAAATCACAAAAGACGATCCTAATTACGGTGCTAAGGTTTAA
- the yajC gene encoding preprotein translocase subunit YajC, translating to MFINNAYAQFGGAGGADSGLSSIIMMVGMFAVLYFIMIRPQMKRQKELKSMLDSLAKGDEVSTASGLMGRITELNDQYVSVELAANLTVKMQKSAIAAVLPKDTLKSI from the coding sequence ATGTTTATTAACAATGCATATGCGCAATTCGGTGGTGCCGGTGGTGCTGATAGTGGTCTTTCTTCAATCATCATGATGGTCGGCATGTTTGCTGTGCTTTATTTCATCATGATCAGACCTCAAATGAAGCGTCAAAAAGAATTAAAATCAATGCTCGATTCTTTGGCAAAGGGTGATGAAGTTTCTACTGCTAGTGGCCTGATGGGAAGAATTACTGAACTCAATGATCAATACGTTAGTGTTGAGTTAGCTGCCAATTTAACTGTCAAAATGCAAAAATCAGCTATTGCAGCTGTTCTTCCTAAAGACACTCTCAAATCTATCTAA
- the purB gene encoding adenylosuccinate lyase — translation MTNTLSTLSALSPIDGRYASKTDALRPWLSEAAFMHHRVKVEIHWLIALSQAHLKDIPSFSSAAEKKLLLLVENFNESHAQRIKEIESVTNHDVKAVEYWLKEQVKGDAELEKASEFIHFACTSEDINNTSHGMMLTGAVNQVMLPKLGELFQVLTDLAIANAEVPMLSRTHGQPASPTTLGKEMANIAKRLERAIQNIEKVRMTGKMNGAVGNYNAHLSAYPDVDWEAFSKQVVQERLGLEFNPYTIQIEPHDAMAELFDAFARANTILLDMNRDIWGYIAWGYFKQKTKEGEIGSSTMPHKVNPIDFENSEGNLGIANALLRHLSEKLPISRWQRDLTDSTVLRNLGNALGHTLLAYDSALRGLRKLETNHARLAEDLDACWEVLAEPIQTVMRRYQVPNPYEQLKELTRGKVITKDGIQTFILGLDIPQNAKDELLAMTPSNYVGKAVELTLRLQTK, via the coding sequence GTGACCAATACATTATCCACACTCTCTGCTTTATCACCCATCGATGGGCGTTATGCCTCTAAGACAGATGCCTTAAGACCTTGGCTTTCAGAAGCCGCTTTCATGCATCACCGCGTCAAAGTAGAAATTCATTGGCTGATTGCGCTTTCTCAAGCGCATTTAAAGGACATTCCAAGTTTTAGTTCAGCAGCAGAGAAAAAACTTCTGTTGCTTGTGGAAAACTTTAATGAGAGCCATGCACAGCGGATTAAAGAGATTGAATCCGTTACAAATCATGATGTTAAAGCAGTTGAGTATTGGTTAAAAGAGCAAGTAAAAGGTGATGCTGAGCTAGAAAAGGCCAGTGAATTTATTCATTTTGCGTGTACTTCAGAGGATATTAACAATACATCACATGGGATGATGCTCACAGGGGCAGTCAACCAAGTGATGCTTCCAAAGTTGGGTGAATTATTTCAAGTTCTAACGGATCTGGCGATTGCGAATGCTGAAGTTCCAATGTTGTCTAGAACGCATGGGCAGCCGGCATCCCCTACCACTTTAGGTAAGGAGATGGCCAATATCGCCAAACGTCTAGAGCGCGCTATCCAAAATATTGAAAAAGTGCGTATGACGGGAAAAATGAATGGCGCAGTAGGCAATTACAACGCCCATCTTTCGGCCTATCCAGATGTGGACTGGGAAGCATTTTCCAAGCAGGTAGTGCAAGAGCGCCTAGGTTTGGAGTTCAATCCTTATACGATTCAAATTGAGCCTCACGATGCGATGGCAGAGTTATTTGATGCATTTGCAAGAGCCAATACGATTTTATTAGATATGAACCGTGATATCTGGGGGTATATTGCATGGGGATACTTTAAACAAAAAACCAAAGAGGGTGAAATTGGTTCATCCACCATGCCACATAAAGTCAATCCAATTGATTTTGAAAATTCAGAAGGCAATTTAGGAATTGCCAACGCCTTATTGCGGCATTTATCTGAAAAATTACCGATTTCACGCTGGCAAAGAGACTTAACTGACTCAACCGTCTTGCGAAACTTAGGGAATGCCTTAGGACATACATTACTTGCCTATGACAGTGCTTTACGTGGTTTACGCAAATTAGAAACCAATCACGCTCGTCTTGCAGAAGATTTGGATGCTTGTTGGGAAGTTTTAGCTGAGCCAATTCAGACGGTCATGAGACGATATCAAGTACCCAACCCTTATGAGCAATTAAAGGAATTAACAAGAGGGAAGGTGATTACTAAAGACGGTATTCAGACATTTATTTTGGGCTTAGATATTCCGCAAAATGCTAAAGATGAATTACTTGCAATGACCCCAAGTAATTATGTAGGCAAAGCTGTTGAATTAACGCTTAGACTCCAGACGAAATAA
- the queA gene encoding tRNA preQ1(34) S-adenosylmethionine ribosyltransferase-isomerase QueA gives MQLSDFDYELPQELIAQFPLPSRSASRLLIVHQDQNQTNPKLQDAYFKDIIHLLKKGDLLVFNDTKVIPARIHGFKPTGGKIEILVERVLNENQVLCQIKSSKAILSGATLLLGNPSFPTKVTVIERQTIIHPMTDEEEISPFYIIEFPNNALEMLHAIGELPLPPYIKHSANPDDENRYQTVYASKPGAVAAPTAGLHFDEKTLLQLKEQGVEIAKLTLHVGSGTFSPVRHEDLSSHKMHFERYVIPAETRNAIDSAQMEKRRIICVGTTSLRALESSVTMGDNGDTNLFITPGYQFKVVDALITNFHLPKSTLLMLVSAFSGYQTMKIAYQHAIENKYRFFSYGDAMFLKRSSS, from the coding sequence ATGCAACTTTCTGATTTCGACTATGAACTTCCTCAAGAGTTAATTGCTCAGTTTCCACTTCCTAGTAGAAGTGCGAGTAGATTACTTATTGTTCATCAAGACCAGAATCAGACAAATCCAAAGCTCCAAGATGCCTATTTTAAGGACATTATTCACCTTTTAAAAAAAGGGGATTTACTCGTCTTCAATGATACTAAAGTGATTCCCGCAAGAATACATGGCTTTAAACCAACTGGTGGAAAAATAGAAATTTTAGTCGAGCGGGTTTTGAATGAAAATCAGGTTCTCTGTCAAATCAAGTCTTCAAAGGCTATCTTGTCGGGAGCTACCTTATTATTGGGAAATCCGAGCTTTCCAACCAAAGTGACTGTGATTGAACGTCAAACGATCATTCACCCGATGACCGATGAAGAAGAGATATCACCTTTTTACATCATCGAATTTCCCAACAATGCACTAGAGATGCTTCATGCAATAGGAGAACTTCCTTTGCCACCTTACATTAAGCATAGTGCAAATCCAGATGATGAAAATCGCTACCAAACTGTTTATGCTTCCAAGCCTGGGGCAGTAGCAGCGCCCACTGCAGGACTTCATTTTGATGAAAAAACGCTTCTTCAATTAAAAGAACAAGGCGTAGAAATTGCAAAATTAACGCTTCATGTTGGTTCCGGAACCTTTTCCCCTGTTCGTCATGAGGATTTATCTTCCCACAAAATGCATTTTGAAAGATATGTCATCCCAGCAGAGACAAGAAATGCAATTGATTCTGCACAAATGGAGAAAAGAAGAATTATCTGTGTCGGTACCACTTCTTTACGAGCCCTAGAATCCTCAGTGACTATGGGTGATAATGGCGATACTAATTTATTTATCACTCCAGGTTATCAATTTAAAGTCGTGGACGCTCTTATTACAAACTTTCATTTACCTAAATCTACTCTATTGATGCTCGTTAGTGCCTTTAGTGGTTATCAAACTATGAAAATTGCATATCAGCATGCCATTGAAAATAAATATCGTTTTTTTAGTTATGGGGATGCAATGTTTTTAAAAAGGTCGTCGTCTTGA
- the tgt gene encoding tRNA guanosine(34) transglycosylase Tgt, translating into MSEDRLQFKVSHQDAHSHARRASFVLPHGKLQTPMFMPVGTYGTVKALTPRDLHESKAQIILGNTFHLWLRPGLDVIKTFGGLHRFMGWDLPILTDSGGFQVFSLGALRKISEEGVTFSSPVNGDKLFMSPEVSMEIQAGLNSDIAMQFDECTPYETNGVPTDEKTVRTSLELSLRWGARSINRFRELNQTNALFGIVQGGMFESLRSYSLEKIAEQGFDGTAIGGLSVGEPKPDFERVLKFIGHQLPSNKPRYLMGVGTPEDLVFSVGQGIDMFDCVMPTRNARNGWLFTRFGDLKLRNAGYKNDERPLDPTCSCYACKNFSRAYLHHLQKVNEILGAQLNTIHNIHYYLNLMSEIRLSLENHQFREFTQQFQNDRQIGILENPS; encoded by the coding sequence TTGAGTGAGGATCGTCTCCAATTTAAGGTAAGTCACCAAGATGCTCATTCGCACGCGAGAAGGGCTAGCTTTGTATTGCCTCATGGCAAATTACAAACTCCCATGTTCATGCCTGTTGGAACTTATGGAACTGTAAAAGCCCTTACTCCTAGAGATTTACATGAGTCTAAGGCGCAAATTATTTTAGGCAATACCTTTCATTTATGGCTTCGCCCTGGTCTTGATGTCATTAAAACGTTTGGTGGGCTCCACCGTTTTATGGGATGGGATCTCCCCATTTTGACGGACTCAGGTGGCTTTCAAGTGTTTAGCTTGGGTGCTCTGCGAAAGATTTCAGAAGAAGGTGTAACTTTTTCCTCGCCAGTCAACGGGGATAAGCTATTTATGTCTCCTGAGGTTTCTATGGAAATCCAAGCTGGTTTAAATAGCGACATTGCTATGCAATTTGATGAATGCACCCCATATGAGACGAATGGCGTGCCTACTGATGAAAAAACAGTTCGAACTTCCTTGGAGTTGTCTTTACGCTGGGGGGCACGAAGCATCAATCGTTTTCGAGAACTAAATCAAACCAATGCTCTTTTTGGAATTGTTCAAGGGGGTATGTTTGAAAGCTTGAGAAGTTATTCTTTAGAAAAGATAGCAGAACAGGGATTTGATGGAACGGCAATCGGTGGCTTGTCTGTTGGTGAACCTAAGCCAGATTTTGAAAGGGTTTTGAAATTTATTGGTCATCAATTACCCTCAAATAAGCCCAGATACTTAATGGGAGTTGGGACGCCTGAAGATCTAGTTTTTTCTGTTGGTCAAGGTATCGATATGTTTGATTGTGTAATGCCTACGCGAAACGCTAGAAATGGTTGGCTTTTTACACGTTTTGGTGACTTAAAGCTTCGAAATGCGGGCTATAAAAACGATGAGCGCCCCTTAGATCCTACTTGCTCCTGCTACGCATGTAAAAATTTCAGTCGTGCCTACTTACACCACCTGCAAAAAGTAAATGAAATACTCGGCGCACAACTCAATACGATTCATAACATTCATTATTATTTAAATTTGATGTCTGAAATTCGTTTATCTTTGGAAAATCATCAATTCCGAGAATTTACTCAACAATTTCAAAATGACCGGCAAATTGGCATACTAGAAAATCCCTCTTAA